A single Musa acuminata AAA Group cultivar baxijiao chromosome BXJ2-1, Cavendish_Baxijiao_AAA, whole genome shotgun sequence DNA region contains:
- the LOC135597939 gene encoding uncharacterized protein LOC135597939, whose translation MAPSQRCHTRSISLPSELHPAALRVEEELHRLRSSMASSSSTPQMICDSLRGLGGLYESIEGLVRLRSNHQTLIHPLQGRRVEGELVASIRLLDLCSAVKDDLSTMKEHVRGIRSALRRRDGAVIANKVNDYVRFGRKADKEMKDRFRSLKRVMEDEDTPMAIWGLMEAEMIAISLLRLVFSFVSMQTGRSERSSWSFVSKALSKRKVASDEEQEAGSGVGRLEIFSWRASCKDGDGGRAVKAQSQLQRLEVSVEGLESGLESLFRELIRSRVALLDVLSS comes from the coding sequence ATGGCTCCAAGCCAGCGTTGCCACACTCGCTCCATCAGCCTGCCCTCAGAGCTTCACCCTGCTGCGCTCAGGGTGGAAGAAGAGCTGCACAGGCTGAGGTCTTCGATGGCTTCATCCTCTTCCACGCCGCAGATGATATGCGACAGCTTGAGAGGACTCGGAGGCCTGTACGAATCGATCGAGGGGCTCGTTCGCCTGAGAAGCAACCATCAAACCCTCATCCATCCACTGCAAGGGAGACGCGTGGAAGGAGAACTGGTTGCGTCCATCAGACTGCTGGACCTGTGCAGCGCAGTGAAGGATGACTTGAGCACGATGAAGGAGCACGTCCGAGGGATTCGGTCGGCTCTCAGAAGGAGAGACGGCGCAGTGATCGCGAACAAGGTGAATGACTATGTCCGCTTCGGGAGGAAGGCAGACAAGGAGATGAAGGATCGCTTCAGATCATTGAAGCGGGTCATGGAGGACGAAGACACGCCGATGGCGATCTGGGGGTTGATGGAAGCGGAGATGATCGCCATTTCTCTACTGCGACTGGTGTTCTCCTTCGTGTCGATGCAAACGGGAAGGTCAGAGCGTAGCAGTTGGTCTTTTGTTTCGAAGGCATTGAGCAAGAGGAAGGTGGCATCCGATGAGGAGCAGGAGGCTGGAAGTGGAGTGGGAAGACTAGAAATCTTCTCATGGCGTGCTTCCTGCAAGGATGGTGATGGTGGGAGGGCAGTCAAGGCGCAAAGTCAACTGCAGAGGTTGGAGGTTAGCGTTGAAGGGCTGGAGAGCGGATTAGAATCCTTGTTCAGGGAGCTGATCCGAAGCAGAGTCGCTCTGCTCGACGTACTCAGCTCATAG
- the LOC135584212 gene encoding protein NLP1-like, producing the protein MEAVPRHESLVGRNFSDGAADLDLLDQLLSRDGWLEFPDCPDVLQAGTPCSMSPLSSLSFSPLFEVNNSSSNPDRLESCSQDDIGRSVVSACPPGDETLAENFDRTQSPNLNSTGQLIFSIHSGVVRTADLSSKPGTRRSIQPSDSNFYVKERFMQALYHIKDARRDSEVLVQLWVPVKRGDQLILTTYSQPFSLNPNCEKLMNYREVSTNYHFSAQANSGKVLGLPGRVFLGRLPEWTPDVRFFSSYEYLRVDYAQRLDIRGSIAIPVFDQGSRSCLGVVEVVMTTQKLNYSVELEKICNALQAVDLRSSAVASVPRFEVGSGSYQAALPEILEVLKAVCRMHMLPLAQTWIPCIQQGKRGIRHSDENYRHCVSTSDAAYYVNDPSMIEFHEACSEHHLLRGQGAAGRAFTTNQPCFVSDVTASSKTEYPLSHHAKMFGLRGAVAICMQSILSGNVDFVLEFFLPTNCILIEEQKQMLDSLSGTIQQVCRTLSVVKSKELADANMLQKNEMIPHILLEKSFSEAQPAQKYDPVTSLDARTKKLHRNLPPWFTSTMKNSVNKRGHTFKFKKSEAEGFSITTDRGYTEEVLPAAEIFLKLGHHRKGLSKDVIDIENSSNFNSTCSEAAKTTAKRRRKSEKTVSLEVLRTHFAGSLKDAAKNIGVCPTTLKRICRQHGITRWPSRMIKKVDHSLQKLRVVIDSVHGADKSIQLSSLYKDFTTVSVSDTNSPGDFEVSKSNQNDHPNADHQYLDAELNHPYLSSSHSSTSRSQTSTSNISSSSGKKKSTQPCEPRMIREVNLEEKVVHIPQGANSQIGLHLSAQSTQLCPGRFESQKSPGEHCSPPSLSLSDNYKVSSIRVKVMYGAEKVRIRLHPTWGFKDLRREILKRFNIGNKNSVNLRYIDDELEWILLTCDADLQECLCIYRSSGARTIKITLQSIDNPPIIVSSRSTGLSF; encoded by the exons ATGGAAGCTGTTCCTCGACATGAAAGTTTGGTGGGGCGCAATTTCTCAGATGGTGCTGCAGATTTGGACCTGTTGGATCAGCTACTCTCAAGAGATGGTTGGTTGGAATTTCCTGATTGCCCTGATGTCTTGCAAGCCGGTACTCCTTGCTCCATGAGCCCCTTGAGTTCTTTGAGCTTTTCGCCGCTTTTTGAGGTCAACAATAGCAGCTCTAACCCGGATCGGCTGGAAAGTTGTAGCCAAGATGACATAGGAAGGTCAGTTGTATCTGCTTGTCCACCAGGGGATGAAACCCTCGCTGAAAATTTTGATAGAACACAATCCCCCAATTTAAATTCCACTGGACAGTTAATATTCTCGATCCACTCTGGTGTTGTAAGAACAGCAGATCTGAGCTCGAAGCCAGGAACAAGGAGGTCGATTCAACCGAGTGACTCCAATTTTTATGTAAAAGAGAGATTCATGCAGGCGCTTTATCACATCAAGGACGCTCGGAGGGACAGCGAAGTTCTAGTTCAGTTATGGGtgcctgtaaagagaggagaccaACTGATTCTTACAACCTATAGTcaacctttctctctcaatccaaactgTGAGAAACTCATGAATTATAGGGAGGTCTCCACAAACTACCATTTCTCAGCCCAGGCGAACTCTGGCAAGGTGTTAGGCTTACCTGGCCGGGTGTTTCTAGGAAGATTGCCTGAATGGACACCAGATGTTCGGTTCTTTAGCAGCTACGAGTATCTGCGTGTGGATTATGCTCAGCGGCTTGATATTCGTGGCAGTATAGCAATTCCTGTTTTTGATCAGGGTAGTCGATCTTGCTTGGGTGTTGTGGAGGTTGTAATGACCACCCAAAAGTTAAATTACTCTGTTGAACTCGAGAAAATCTGCAATGCTCTCCAG GCAGTTGATCTTAGGAGCTCTGCAGTTGCGAGTGTTCCTCGCTTTGAG GTAGGTAGTGGTTCATACCAAGCTGCTTTACCTGAGATCCTAGAGGTCCTAAAAGCTGTTTGCAGGATGCACATGTTACCATTAGCTCAAACTTGGATTCCATGCATTCAACAAGGTAAAAGAGGCATCCGCCACTCGGATGAAAACTACAGGCACTGTGTCTCCACATCTGATGCAGCTTATTATGTGAATGACCCTTCTATGATTGAATTTCATGAGGCCTGTTCTGAGCATCACTTGTTAAGAGGACAAGGTGCGGCAGGTAGAGCTTTCACCACCAATCAACCATGCTTTGTGTCGGATGTTACTGCTTCCAGTAAGACGGAGTATCCGCTTTCTCACCATGCCAAGATGTTTGGTCTGAGAGGTGCAGTTGCAATATGCATGCAAAGTATTCTGTCTGGAAATGTTGACTTTGTATTGGAGTTCTTTCTACCCACCAATTGCATACTGATTGAAGAACAGAAACAGATGCTTGATTCATTGTCAGGCACTATACAACAAGTTTGTCGAACTTTAAGTGTTGTCAAATCTAAGGAGCTAGCAGATGCGAATATGTTACAAAAGAATGAAATGATTCCACATATTTTGTTGGAGAAATCTTTTTCCGAGGCACAACCAGCTCAAAAATATGACCCTGTCACTTCACTCGATGCTCGTACAAAGAAATTGCATAGGAATTTACCACCTTGGTTCACAAGTACGATGAAAAACTCGGTGAATAAAAGGGGCCACACTTTCAAATTTAAGAAGTCTGAAGCTGAAGGATTTAGTATCACAACTGACAGAGGTTATACTGAGGAGGTATTGCCTGCAGCAGAGATATTCTTAAAGCTTGGGCATCATCGAAAAGGCTTGTCTAAAGATGTAATCGATATTGAGAATTCTTCTAATTTTAATAGCACCTGTTCTGAGGCTGCAAAAACAACAGCAAAAAGGCGCAGAAAATCTGAGAAAACTGTCAGTTTGGAAGTTCTTCGTACACACTTCGCTGGTAGCTTGAAAGATGCTGCAAAGAACATCGGTG TGTGCCCTACCACTCTAAAAAGAATATGCAGGCAGCATGGGATAACACGTTGGCCTTCGCGGATGATCAAAAAAGTCGATCACTCTTTACAGAAACTGCGAGTGGTTATTGACTCAGTTCATGGTGCTGACAAATCCATTCAACTCAGTTCCCTGTATAAAGATTTCACAACAGTATCTGTCTCAGATACAAATTCACCAGGAGACTTTGAGGTTTCCAAatcaaatcaaaatgatcatccaaATGCTGACCATCAATACCTAGATGCTGAATTGAACCATCCTTATTTATCATCTTCTCACTCATCAACATCGCGCAGTCAAACTTCCACTTCAAATATATCATCTTCATCTGGGAAAAAGAAGTCTACTCAGCCTTGTGAACCCAGAATGATTCGGGAAGTTAACCTGGAGGAAAAAGTTGTTCATATTCCTCAGGGAGCAAATAGTCAGATTGGTTTGCATCTTTCAGCTCAAAGCACACAGCTATGTCCTGGTAGATTTGAAAGTCAAAAGTCACCTGGTGAGCATTGTTCTCCTCCAAGTTTGTCACTTTCAGATAATTATAAAGTCAGTTCTATTAGAGTAAAAGTTATGTATGGTGCAGAAAAAGTTAGGATCAGGTTACATCCCACTTGGGGCTTCAAAGACTTGAGACGAGAGATCTTAAAGAGGTTCAATATAGGCAATAAAAATTCAGTGAATCTCAGGTATATCGATGATGAGTTAGAATGGATTTTACTGACATGTGATGCGGATCTTCAGGAGTGCCTTTGTATCTACAGATCATCAGGTGCTCGGACAATAAAAATTACTTTACAGTCAATTGATAATCCACCAATTATAGTATCTTCACGCAGCACAGGGCTCAGTTTCTGA
- the LOC108952647 gene encoding probable rhamnogalacturonate lyase B, with amino-acid sequence MEVNNREDNRGYWDLVWNPSDRHSGIFQKIHGTEFDVVQQDANQAEVSFRTHWDPSSRDELVPLNIDKRFVMLRGSSGFYTYAIYEHLQDLPDCNLGETRVAFKLRKDKFHYMAIADNRQRIMPMPEDRQPGRSQKLDYPEAVRLTNPINAALRGEVDDKYQYSSENKDSMVHGWISSDPSVGFWVITPSNEFKSGGPVKQELTSHVGPTSLAIFVSSHYTGDDIVPRVRNGEYWKKVFGPVFIYLNSAWTKSDPKLLWEDAKKQARVEEGSWPYKFPASTDFQKSEQRGSVSGRLLVVDEPGNNDSVNGNAAFVGLASPGEAGSWQRESKGYQFWVRADVEGNFYIKNVRTGVYNLYAWVPGFIGDYKSSVNITVTSGNHIDLGNLVYRPPRDGPTLWEIGIPDRSAREFFVPDPDPKYINRLYVNHPDRFRQYGLWERYADLYPDQDLMYTVGVSDYKKDWFYAHVTRKHGQASYQATTWQIKFPLINVRWSGTYKLRLALASALFSEIQVRFNNPIVLQPAHFTTGLIGRENSIARHGIHGLYWLFSIDVDSSWLLEGDNIIFLTQTRSESPFQGVMYDYIRLEAPA; translated from the exons ATGGAAGTCAACAACAGGGAAGACAATAGAGG GTATTGGGATCTTGTTTGGAATCCATCAGATCGACATTCTGGCATATTTCAGAA AATACACGGAACAGAATTTGACGTAGTGCAGCAAGATGCAAACCAGGCTGAGGTCTCTTTCAGAACACATTGGGATCCCTCCTCCCGAGACGAGCTTGTGCCTTTAAACATCGACAAAAG GTTTGTAATGTTGCGAGGCAGCTCAGGCTTCTACACCTACGCCATATATGAACACCTTCAAGACTTGCCCGACTGCAATCTAGGAGAGACCAGGGTGGCTTTCAAGCTTAGAAAGGACAA GTTTCACTACATGGCCATTGCAGACAACAGACAAAGAATCATGCCCATGCCAGAAGATCGCCAGCCCGGAAGGTCACAGAAGTTGGATTACCCAGAAGCAGTCAGACTGACAAACCCAATTAATGCAGCCTTGAGAGGGGAG GTGGATGATAAATACCAGTATTCCAGTGAGAACAAGGACAGTATGGTGCATGGATGGATTTCTTCTGATCCTTCCGTAGGGTTTTGGGTGATCACCCCAAGTAATGAGTTTAAGTCAGGAGGGCCTGTGAAGCAGGAGCTGACGTCTCATGTTGGTCCTACCTCCCTCGCT ATCTTTGTGAGTTCTCATTACACCGGGGACGACATTGTGCCTAGAGTCAGAAACGGAGAATACTGGAAGAAGGTGTTTGGCCCTGTGTTCATTTACCTTAATTCTGCTTGGACGAAATCGGATCCGAAGCTTCTCTGGGAGGACGCCAAGAAGCAG GCGCGGGTTGAAGAGGGAAGCTGGCCGTACAAATTTCCTGCGTCAACGGACTTCCAAAAGAGCGAGCAAAGAGGCTCTGTTTCCGGTAGACTACTCGTTGTAGACGA GCCCGGCAATAACGATTCCGTAAATGGGAATGCCGCTTTTGTTGGTTTGGCTTCACCAGGAGAAGCAGGATCTTGGCAGAGAGAAAGCAAG GGATACCAATTCTGGGTAAGAGCAGACGTTGAAGGCAACTTCTACATCAAGAACGTCAGAACTGGAGTGTACAACCTTTATGCATGGGTTCCTGGTTTTATTGGGGACTACAAATCTAGTGTAAACATAACCGTAACCTCCG GAAATCACATCGATCTGGGTAACCTTGTATATAGGCCACCAAGAGATGGGCCAACCTTGTGGGAGATCGGCATTCCCGATCGCTCCGCCCGGGAGTTCTTCGTCCCAGATCCTGATCCTAAATATATCAACAGACTCTATGTTAATCATCCTGATAG GTTTAGGCAGTACGGGTTGTGGGAGAGATACGCAGATCTGTATCCTGATCAAGATCTGATGTATACAGTCGGCGTCAGCGACTACAAGAAAGACTGGTTCTACGCACACGTTACCAG GAAGCATGGGCAGGCTTCCTATCAGGCAACTACATGGCAGATAAAGTTTCCACTCATTAATGTACGCTGGAGTGGAACTTACAAGCTTCGACTGGCACTTGCATCTGCCTTATTCTCTGAGATACAA GTTCGATTCAACAACCCAATAGTGCTGCAGCCTGCTCACTTCACGACAGGCCTAATTGGGAGAGAAAACTCGATCGCCCGACACGGAATCCATGGGTTGTACTGGTTGTTCAGCATCGATGTGGATAGCAGTTGGCTTCTTGAAGGCGACAACATCATCTTCTTAACTCAGACGCGTTCTGAAAGCCCTTTTCAAGGAGTCATGTACGACTACATTCGATTGGAAGCTCCGGCATGA